The genomic region CGACGCCGTGCACGAGGCCGCGCTCCGGGCGCCCGACGCGCCCGCGCTCATCACGGGCACGGGCGCGTCGACGCGCGTCGTGACGCACGGCCAGCTCGCCGACCGCGCCATGCGGATCGCCGGCGCGCTCCACAGGCGCGGCATCGGGCCGGGCGACCTCGTCGGCATCACGCTGCCGCGCGGCGCGGACCAGGCGGCGGCGGTCCTCGGCGTGCTGAGCGCGGGCGCCGCGTACGCGCCCGTCGGGATCGCGCAGCCTCCCGCGCGGCGGCGGGCCATCCACCGCGCGGCGGGCATCCGGCTGGTGATCGCCGACGACCCGGCCGCGGCGGGCGGCAACGCCCCCGACGCGCCCGCCCTCCTCCGCCCGGCCGAGGCGACCGCAGGGGAGCGGCTCGACGCACCCGTGCGACCGCCCGTCGAGGCGCTCGCCTACGTCATCCACACCTCCGGCTCCACGGGCGAGCCCAAGGGCGTGGAGATCGCGCACGACGCGGCGTGGTCCACGGTCGACGCGGTGTCCCGGATGCTCGACCTCGGCGCCGGAGACCGGATCCTCGCCCTCTCCGCGCTCGACTTCGACCTCTCCGTGTTCGACGTGCTCGGCGTGCTGGGCGCGGGCGGCGCGCTCGTGATCCCCGAGGAGGGCGAGGAGCGCGACGCCCCGCGGTGGCTCGACCTGGTGCACGAGCACGGGGTCACGCTGTGGGACACGGTGCCGATGCTGCTCGACATGCTCCTCGTCGCGGCCGACGACCGGCCCGGGAGGCTCGGCCCGCTGCGGGCGGCGCTGGTCTCCGGCGACCGCGTGGGCACCGACCTGCACGGGCGGTTGATCCGCGCGGCCGGCCCGGGTACGCGGCTCGTGGCCCTGGGCGGCGCCACCGAGGCGGCCATCTGGTCGAACGCGTGGGAGGTGGACGGCCCGCTGGAGGGCTGGGGATCCGCGCCCTACGGCCGGCCGCTGCCCGACCAGGCGTTCCGGGTGCTCGACGCGTGCGGCCGGGACTGCCCCGACTGGGTGCCGGGCGAGCTCGTCATCGGCGGCCGCGGCCTCGCCCGCGGCTACCGGGGCGACCCCGCGCGCACGGCGGCCGCGTTCGTCGAGCTCGACGGCGGCCGCTGGTACCGCACGGGCGACACGGGCAGGTACCGGCCGGGCGGGATCCTCGAGTTCCTCGGCCGGGCGGACCGGCAGGTGAAGCTCGGCGGGCACCGGATGGAGCTCGGCGAGATCGAGGCCGCGCACGCGGCCGCGCCCGGGGTGCGGCGCGCGATCGCGCTCGTGGTCGACGGGCCGGCGGGACGGCGGCGCCTGCACGCGGCCGTCGAGCCGGGCGACGGGCACGACGGGGCCGCGGTGCTGGCCGCGGCGACCGCGACGGCCGCCGACCGGCTCCCCGCGTACGCGATGCCGCACCGGATCCACCTCGTCGACGCGTGGCCGCTCACCGCGAACGGCAAGGTCGACGTCGCGGCGCTCGCCCGCGCGCTCGCGGACGCGGACGCCGGCGCGGGCCCGACGCGCTCCGACGCCGCGCACGCCCCCGACGACGCCGGCCCCGCCGTGCCCGCGACGGAGACGGAGGCCGCCCTCGCCGAGCTGTGGGCCGGGATCCTCGGCGCCCCGCCCGCCCCGGGCGTCGGCTTCTTCGCGGCGGGCGGCGACAGCCTCGCCATGCTCCGGCTCGTGACCGCCGCCCAGCGCCGCTTCGGCGTCGACGCGGGCGTCCGCCGCTTCCTCGAGGAGCCGACCGTGCGGGCGTACGCCGCCTGCATCGACCGCGTGCGCGCGCCCGCCACCCCGTCCACCCCGTCCACCCCCGCGTCCGCATCCCCCGCGGACGCACCCGCCCGACCGCCGGCCACGACCGGCGCCGACCTCTTCGAAAGCGGAGACCTGTGAACGCTGAACAGCTCATCGACGACCTCAACGCCCGCGGCGTCCGGCTCTGGGCGGAGGACGGGCGGATCCGGTTCCGCGGGCCGCGCGGCGTGATCGACGACGACCGGCGCGAGCTCATCCGCCGGCACCGCGACGAGGTGCTCGCGCTCCTCGGGCGGCAGGACGGGTCGGGGGCGGGCGCCCCGGATCCGGCCGCCGCCGATCCCGCCGCCGCGCACGCGCCGTTCCCGCTCACCCCCGTGCAGACCGCGTACCTCCTCGGCCGCACCGACGCGTACCCCTACGGCGGCGTGGCCTGCAGCGCCGACCTCGACCTGTCGTGGCCGGCGTCCACCGACCCCGCGCGCATCGTCGACGCGTGGATCCGCCTGGTCGCGCACCACGGCATGCTGCGCGCCGAGATCCACCCCGACGGCTCGCAGCGCGTGCTCGCCGACCCCGGCCCTGTCGAGGTGACGGTCGACGACCTCAGGGGCCTCGGCCCCGCGTCGCTCGGGCACCGCCTCGACGCCGTGCGCGCGGACCTCGCGCAGGGCACGGGCCGCGATCCGGGCTGGCCGCGGGTGCGCGCCGTCGTGACCCGCGCCGACGACGCCGTGCGCCTGCACCTGGCGGTCGACCTGCTCGTGCTCGACCACGCGAGCCTCCAGCTCGTGCTCGACCAGCTGCGCGCGCTCGTCGCGGATCCCGCCGCCGCCCTGCCCGGCACCGACGACGGGCAGCCCGGCTTCCGCGACTGCGTGCTGGCCCGGCGCGCCCTCACGGCGTCGGCCGCGTACGAGCGCGACCGCTCCTACTGGTGGCGGCGCCTCGACGACCTGCCGCCCGCGCCGGAGCTGCCGCTCGCGGACCACGATCCGATGGCCGCGCCCGCGCGGTTCCGCCGGCTCTCCGCCGTGCTCGACCCCGCCGCCGCCGCGCGCCTCGACCGCGCCGCCGCCGACGCCGGCGTGACCCCCACGAGCGCCCTGCTCGCCGCCTACGCCGAGACCGTGGGCCGCTGGAGCCGCAGCCCGCGCTTCCTCCTCAACGTGCCCGTCTCGGATCGCCGCGGCCTGCCCGACGGCGCCGCGCACGTGGTGGGCGACTTCACGTCCGTGGAGCTGCTCGAGGTCGACCTCACCGCGGACGTGCCCGCCGTGGAGCGGATGCGCGCCCTCTCCGCCCGCCTGCTCGAGGACCTCGCCCACCCGCTCTGCGGCGGCACCGAGCTCCTCGCCGAGCTCACCCGGCGGCGCGGCGGCGACGCGCGCGACGTGGCGCTCGCCCCCGTGGTCTTCACGAGCGCGCTCGCCGGGGACGCGGCGGGCGCGCCCACGGGCGACGGCGGGCGGATCACCGCGGCCGTCACGCGCACGCCGCAGGTGTGGATCGACTGCCAGGCCCTCCGAGTGCCCGACGGGCTGCAGCTCAGCTGGGACGTCCGGGAGGGCGTGCTCGCCGACGGCGTGGCCGACGCCGCGTTCGGCGCCTTCATCCGGGCCGTGCGCGCCCTCGCCGACGACCCGGCCGCCTGGCAGCTGCCGTGCGCCGTCGACCTGCCCGACGACCAGCGCGAGCGGCGGATCCGGGTGGGCGACACCGGGGATCCGGTCGCGCCCGCGCTCGTGCACGAGCCGCTCCTCGCGGCGGCGGCCGCACCCGACGCGCCCGCCGTCATCGCCCCCGACCGCACGCTGAGCCACGACGAGCTCGTGCGGCGCGCGGCCGCCGTGGCCGCGCGACTCCGCTCCACCGGGCACCGCCCGGGCGACCGGGTGGCGATCGTCGCGGCGCGCGGCTGGGAGCAGGTCGTCGCCGTCGTCGGCGTGCTCCTCGCGGGCGGCGCGTACGTGCCGGTGGACGTGGCCCAGCCGCGGATCCGCCGCGACACCGTGCTGGCGGACGCCGGGATCCGCCAGGTGCTCACGCAGGAGGCCCTCGTCGGCGCCCCCGCGGACTGGCCCACGGGCGTCGAGCGGATCGCGGTCGACGCGCTCGAGCCGGCCGCCGCCCGTCCGGCCCCCGGCGCCGGGCGCGACGGCGTGGATCCGGCCCACCCCGCCTACGTCATCTACACGTCCGGGTCCACCGGCACCCCCAAGGGCGCGATCCTCTCCCACCACGCCGCGCACAACACGCTCGTCGACATCCGCGAGCGCTTCGGCGTCGGCCCCGACGACCGCGTGCTCGCGCTCGCGGGCCTCGGATTCGACCTGTCGGTCTTCGACGTGCTCGGCGTGCTCGGCGCGGGCGGCGCGATGGTCTTGCCGGACCCGCGGCGGCGCGACGACCCCTCGCACTGGGCCGCGCTCATCGCCCGCCACCGCGTCACGCTCTGGAACTCCGTGCCCGCGCAGGCGCGCATGCTGCAGGACTACCGCGACGCGGTGGCCGCGACCGGCGGCGCGGCGGACGGCGACGGCCCCAGCACGCTGCGGCTCGCGCTCCTCTCGGGCGACTGGATCCCCGTGACCCTCCCCGACGCGATGCGCGCCGGCCACCCCGAGCTCACCATGGTGAGCCTCGGCGGCGCGACCGAGGCCGCCATCTGGTCGGTGCACCACGTGATCGGCGAGGTCGACCGGCTGCGGCCGAGCATCCCGTACGGCACGCCGTTGCGGGGCCAGCGGCTGGCCGTGGTCGACCACCTCGGGCGGGACCGGCCCGAGGGCGTGCCCGGCGAGATCCTCATCCGCGGCGCCGGCGTCGCGCTCGGGTACCTCGGCGACCCGGAGCGCACGCGCGAGCGCTTCCGGGTGGATCCCGCGACCGGCGACCGCGAGTACCGCACGGGCGACATCGGCCGGTACCTGCCCGACGGCAGCATCGAGCTCCTCGGGCGCGAGGACGCGCAGGTGAAGATCCGCGGGTACCGCATCGAGCTGGCGGAGATCCAGGCCGCGGTGCTCGCCCACCCGGGCGTCGCCGACTGCGCGGTGCAGGTGGCCGAGGGGACCGCGGGCCGGCACCTCGTCGGGCTGGTCCAGCCCGAGCGGATCACGCCGGCGGATGCGGATCCGGCCGCCGGCGACGCCGCGCGCGCCGCCCTCGCCGCGGCCGCCGCCGACGTCGACACCGACGCCCTCGGCGCGTTCCTCGCCCAGTTCGACGAGCACGCGCTCCGCGTGATCGAGCGCACGCTCGCGGCGGCGGGCGCGCTCGTCGACGACGCCGTGCCCGTCAGCGCCGACGAGGTCGCCGACCTCCTCCGCGCCAGCGACGCGCACCGGGTCGTCGTGCGCCGCTGGCTGCGCGCGCTGGAGCGTCGCGGGCGCATCGCGCGCGACGCCGACGGGCGCCTCCGGGGCGCGCTCTCCGCGAATCCTGCGCGGGTCGCGCGCGCCTGGGCCCGGGTGGAGGAGGCCGAGCGGGAGATCCGCTGGAGCGCCGAGCTGCTCCGCCACGTGCAGTCGTCGAGCCTCGCGCTCGCGGACCTCGTGAGCGGCGACCTCGACATCGCGGAGCTGCTCTACCCGGGCGCCCCGAGCGACGCGATCGGCGCGGCCTACCGCGACAACCTCGGCGTGCGCCTGCTCACGGCCGCGCTCACGGCCGCGGTCGTGGCCCTCTCAGACCAGCACGAGGCCCGCGGGCACGGCGCGGACGAGCCGCTCCGGATCCTCGAGGTGCGCGGCGGCGTGGGCGGCGCGGCCGACCAGCTCATCCCCGCGCTCGCGGGCCGGGCCGTGGAGTACACGTTCACCGACCCGTCGATGTTCCACGTCGGCGAGGCGCGCGAGCGCCACCCCGACCGGCCCGGCGTGCGCTTCCAGGCCTTCGACCCGGCCCTCGACCCGCTGCCGCAGGGCCAGCGCCCGAGCTCCTACGACGTCGTGATCTGCTCCAACGGCCTGCACGGCGTGCCCGACGTGCCGGCCGCCCTCCGGCGCCTGCGGGGGCTCCTCGCCCCGCACGGCCACCTCGCCGTGATCGAGAGCACGCGCGAGGACAACCCGCCGCTCATGATCGCCACCGACTTCATGGAGGTGCGCGCCGGCGGACCCGCGGACGCCCGGCTCGCCGACGACGCGCTGCTCTTCGAGGCCCCCGAGTGGCGGGCGATGCTCGACGACCTCGGCGCCCGCGGGATCCAGCAGGTGCCGGCCGACGAGGATCCGCTCTCCGGCCTCGGCCAGCACCTCCTGCTCGCGGAGGTGAAGGCCGACCGCGCGCCGCTCCGGGCCGCGTCGCTCCGCCGCCACACCGCCGACCGCCTGCCGGACTACATGGTGCCGCGCCGCTGGCAGGTGCTCGACGCGCTGCCGGTCACCGCGAACGGCAAGGTCGACCGGGCCGCGCTCGCCCGGCTCGCGGAGGACCGGGCGCCCCAGGCGACGGTCGCCGCGGGATCCGACGCGCCCCGCGACGACGTCGAGCGCCGGCTCCAGGAGCTGTGGGCGGAGCTGCTGGGCCGCCCCGGGATCGGCCGCGACGACGACTTCTTCGCGCTCGGCGGCGACTCGCTCCTCGTGGCGCGCCTCGTGGGCCGGATGCGCGAGCAGCTCCCCGAGGTGGTCGACCTCGAGTGGGACGTCGTGCTCCGCCACATGCTGCGCCGACCCACGATCGCCGGGCTCGCCGGCTACGTGCGCCAGGCCGGGCAGGGCGCCGCGGGCGAGCGGGACGCACCCGCGACGCCGGCCGTGAGCCTGCTCTCCGGATCCGGCCGGGGCCCGGCCACCGTGCTCGTCCACGCCGGGATCGGCACGATCATGCCGTACCGCGCGCTCATGACCGAGATCCGCCGGAGGTCCCGCGGCACCGGCTCGCTGTACGGCGTGGAGGTCCCCGACCTCGACGCCTTCCTCGACGCCGACCCGCACGGGCTCATCGACCGGATCGCCGCGGAGTACGCCCGCGAGCTCCTCGCGACCGGGATCCGCGCCTTCCACGTCGTCGGCTACTGCCTCGGCGGCCTGGTCGCCACCGAGGTGGCGCGCGCGCTCACCGAGGCGGGCGCCGACGTCGCGTCGTTCACCGCCATCAGCAGCCACAGCCCCGCGTTCCGGCTCGACGACGAGATGGTGTCCGAGTACTCGTTCGCGATGATGATCGGCATCGACCCCGTCGACCTCGGCTTCCCCGCCGACCCGTGGCGCATCGCCGCGGCGGGCGCGCGCATCCTCGAGAGGACCCCCGGGGTCATGCCCGCGGACGGCTACGCGTCGCTCGACGGCGAGTTCGCCGACATCGGCCAGGCGTTCCTCGACCTGTCGCGCATCCCGCGCCGGGCCCGCATCGCCCGCATGTGCGAGGTCGTGCCGCCGGCGTCCGGCAGCTACAGCCCGGAGCAGATGACGCGCTTCTTCCGCACCTTCCGGCAGAGCGTCTTCGCGATCACGCGCTACCGGCCGGATCCGTACGCGGGCGACATCACGTTCCTCCGCCACAGCGGCGCGTACCCGTTCCCGGGCAGCAGGGAGGCGGTCACCGACTACTGGGAGGAGCTCGCGCTCGGCGAGCTCGACATCGTCGACATCCCGGGCGACCACTACGACTGCCTGTCGGTGGAGCACGCGCCCCGCGTGCTGTCGATCCTCACGCGCGTCACGGGCGGGGCGGTGATCGCGTGATCGCGGTCATCGGCGCGTCGGGCGCCGTCGGGCGCCCCGCGGTGCTCGCCCTCCGCGCCGCCTCCGACGAGCCGCTCCGGCTCGGCGGGCGCCGCGCGGAGCCGCTCCGCGCGCTCGCCGAGGAGGCGGGCGGCCAGGTCGAGGCCGTGACCGTCGACCTGAGGGACGACGACGCGCTCGCGCGCTTCTGCCGCGGCGCCGACGTGGTGGTGCACTGCGCCGCGCCGGCCTTCGCGTTCGGCGACCGGATCGCGGCGGCCGCGCTCGAGGCGGGCGCCGACTACGTGGACGTCTGCGGCGAGGAGCCCGTGCGCGCGGGCCTCGTCGCGCGCGGCCTCGCCGCCGACGCCGT from Clavibacter michiganensis subsp. insidiosus harbors:
- a CDS encoding non-ribosomal peptide synthetase; protein product: MNAEQLIDDLNARGVRLWAEDGRIRFRGPRGVIDDDRRELIRRHRDEVLALLGRQDGSGAGAPDPAAADPAAAHAPFPLTPVQTAYLLGRTDAYPYGGVACSADLDLSWPASTDPARIVDAWIRLVAHHGMLRAEIHPDGSQRVLADPGPVEVTVDDLRGLGPASLGHRLDAVRADLAQGTGRDPGWPRVRAVVTRADDAVRLHLAVDLLVLDHASLQLVLDQLRALVADPAAALPGTDDGQPGFRDCVLARRALTASAAYERDRSYWWRRLDDLPPAPELPLADHDPMAAPARFRRLSAVLDPAAAARLDRAAADAGVTPTSALLAAYAETVGRWSRSPRFLLNVPVSDRRGLPDGAAHVVGDFTSVELLEVDLTADVPAVERMRALSARLLEDLAHPLCGGTELLAELTRRRGGDARDVALAPVVFTSALAGDAAGAPTGDGGRITAAVTRTPQVWIDCQALRVPDGLQLSWDVREGVLADGVADAAFGAFIRAVRALADDPAAWQLPCAVDLPDDQRERRIRVGDTGDPVAPALVHEPLLAAAAAPDAPAVIAPDRTLSHDELVRRAAAVAARLRSTGHRPGDRVAIVAARGWEQVVAVVGVLLAGGAYVPVDVAQPRIRRDTVLADAGIRQVLTQEALVGAPADWPTGVERIAVDALEPAAARPAPGAGRDGVDPAHPAYVIYTSGSTGTPKGAILSHHAAHNTLVDIRERFGVGPDDRVLALAGLGFDLSVFDVLGVLGAGGAMVLPDPRRRDDPSHWAALIARHRVTLWNSVPAQARMLQDYRDAVAATGGAADGDGPSTLRLALLSGDWIPVTLPDAMRAGHPELTMVSLGGATEAAIWSVHHVIGEVDRLRPSIPYGTPLRGQRLAVVDHLGRDRPEGVPGEILIRGAGVALGYLGDPERTRERFRVDPATGDREYRTGDIGRYLPDGSIELLGREDAQVKIRGYRIELAEIQAAVLAHPGVADCAVQVAEGTAGRHLVGLVQPERITPADADPAAGDAARAALAAAAADVDTDALGAFLAQFDEHALRVIERTLAAAGALVDDAVPVSADEVADLLRASDAHRVVVRRWLRALERRGRIARDADGRLRGALSANPARVARAWARVEEAEREIRWSAELLRHVQSSSLALADLVSGDLDIAELLYPGAPSDAIGAAYRDNLGVRLLTAALTAAVVALSDQHEARGHGADEPLRILEVRGGVGGAADQLIPALAGRAVEYTFTDPSMFHVGEARERHPDRPGVRFQAFDPALDPLPQGQRPSSYDVVICSNGLHGVPDVPAALRRLRGLLAPHGHLAVIESTREDNPPLMIATDFMEVRAGGPADARLADDALLFEAPEWRAMLDDLGARGIQQVPADEDPLSGLGQHLLLAEVKADRAPLRAASLRRHTADRLPDYMVPRRWQVLDALPVTANGKVDRAALARLAEDRAPQATVAAGSDAPRDDVERRLQELWAELLGRPGIGRDDDFFALGGDSLLVARLVGRMREQLPEVVDLEWDVVLRHMLRRPTIAGLAGYVRQAGQGAAGERDAPATPAVSLLSGSGRGPATVLVHAGIGTIMPYRALMTEIRRRSRGTGSLYGVEVPDLDAFLDADPHGLIDRIAAEYARELLATGIRAFHVVGYCLGGLVATEVARALTEAGADVASFTAISSHSPAFRLDDEMVSEYSFAMMIGIDPVDLGFPADPWRIAAAGARILERTPGVMPADGYASLDGEFADIGQAFLDLSRIPRRARIARMCEVVPPASGSYSPEQMTRFFRTFRQSVFAITRYRPDPYAGDITFLRHSGAYPFPGSREAVTDYWEELALGELDIVDIPGDHYDCLSVEHAPRVLSILTRVTGGAVIA